The proteins below are encoded in one region of Caloramator mitchellensis:
- a CDS encoding RelA/SpoT family protein yields MLQRILDRINENNLEVNIELIKKAYSIAEKAHEGQFRESGDPYILHPVEVALILIDMGLDTDTICAALLHDVVEDTQLSYDDVKNDFNESIADLVDGVTKLGMIEYKTKEEQQAENIRKVLIAMSKDIRVILIKLADRLHNMRTLKYLPPEKQKSKAQETLDIYAPLAHRLGISKVKWELEDLCLRYLHPEEYYELVSKVQKKRNERENEINEIKRILNEKLEQSGIKADIDGRPKHFYSIYRKMYYKNKTFDQIFDLLAVRVIVDSIRDCYAALGIVHTLWKPIPGRFKDYIAMPKPNMYQSLHSTVIGPNGQPFEIQIRTWDMHRTAEYGIAAHWKYKEGIDDKELDMDDKLKWLRQILEYQKETKDAKEFMETVKIDLFSDEVFVFTPKGNVIDLPVDSTPIDFAYRIHTDVGNKCIGAKVNGKMVPLDYKLKTGDIVEIITNANSKGPSRDWLNIAKSSQAKNKIRQFFKRTFKEENIEKGKESIEREIKRQGLNFSEVMKSEYIEVVLKKFNFSNLDDLYSSIGNGALTSNQVISRIKEEIRKNEPQKEVVIEEKVERKPKKYENKKPGIVVEGEKDLFVRFSKCCNPIPGDEIIGFITKGRGISIHRKDCTNFQHLAENEPERVVEASWTGEHTTNFLAEISIEATDRYGLIADVSTILTNSKLPVKAINARTTKNNVALINLTLEVNNVDQIEKIMRELRRITGVTDVYRNLS; encoded by the coding sequence ATGCTTCAAAGGATTTTGGATAGGATAAATGAGAACAATCTTGAGGTTAATATAGAGCTTATTAAAAAAGCATATTCAATTGCCGAAAAGGCACACGAAGGACAATTTAGGGAATCAGGGGACCCATATATATTGCATCCTGTTGAGGTTGCGTTGATTCTTATCGATATGGGGCTGGATACTGATACTATTTGTGCTGCCCTCTTGCACGATGTGGTTGAAGATACGCAACTAAGTTATGACGATGTAAAAAACGATTTCAACGAAAGCATCGCAGACCTTGTTGATGGAGTAACTAAACTTGGAATGATTGAATACAAGACAAAGGAAGAGCAGCAGGCAGAAAATATTAGAAAAGTTCTTATTGCAATGTCAAAGGATATAAGAGTAATACTGATAAAGCTTGCCGATAGACTTCACAATATGAGAACGCTAAAATATTTACCTCCTGAAAAGCAAAAATCAAAGGCACAGGAGACTCTTGATATATACGCCCCTCTTGCCCATAGGCTTGGTATATCCAAGGTGAAGTGGGAGCTTGAAGATTTGTGTCTTAGGTATTTGCACCCAGAGGAATATTATGAATTAGTATCAAAGGTTCAGAAAAAGAGAAATGAAAGAGAAAATGAGATAAATGAGATAAAGCGCATATTAAATGAAAAACTAGAGCAGTCGGGAATTAAAGCGGATATAGATGGAAGACCAAAACATTTTTACAGCATCTACAGAAAGATGTATTATAAAAACAAGACATTTGACCAGATTTTTGACCTTTTAGCCGTGAGGGTTATTGTTGATAGTATAAGGGATTGCTATGCTGCCCTTGGAATTGTCCATACCTTATGGAAACCTATTCCAGGAAGGTTTAAGGATTATATAGCCATGCCAAAGCCTAATATGTATCAATCGCTTCACTCTACTGTTATCGGTCCAAATGGACAGCCCTTTGAAATACAAATAAGAACATGGGACATGCATAGAACAGCTGAATATGGTATAGCTGCCCACTGGAAATACAAAGAGGGAATCGATGACAAAGAACTCGATATGGATGATAAACTTAAGTGGTTAAGGCAGATACTTGAATATCAGAAGGAGACCAAGGATGCTAAGGAGTTTATGGAGACGGTCAAGATTGACCTGTTTTCAGATGAGGTATTCGTGTTTACTCCCAAGGGCAATGTTATCGACTTGCCTGTTGATTCAACTCCAATTGATTTTGCTTATAGGATTCATACGGATGTAGGAAATAAATGCATTGGAGCCAAAGTTAACGGAAAGATGGTTCCACTTGATTATAAATTAAAAACTGGGGATATAGTCGAGATAATAACAAATGCAAATTCAAAGGGACCGAGCAGGGACTGGTTAAATATAGCTAAGAGTTCCCAGGCAAAGAACAAGATTAGACAATTCTTTAAAAGAACATTTAAAGAGGAAAACATCGAAAAGGGCAAGGAGAGCATAGAGAGGGAAATTAAAAGACAGGGGCTTAATTTCAGCGAAGTGATGAAGTCTGAATATATCGAAGTCGTATTAAAGAAATTTAATTTTTCAAATTTGGATGATTTATATTCATCCATTGGAAATGGTGCTTTAACGTCTAATCAGGTTATTAGCAGAATAAAGGAAGAGATAAGAAAGAATGAGCCGCAAAAGGAAGTAGTAATAGAAGAAAAAGTTGAGAGAAAGCCTAAGAAGTATGAAAATAAAAAGCCTGGAATTGTAGTTGAAGGTGAAAAGGACCTTTTTGTTAGATTTTCAAAATGCTGCAATCCTATTCCAGGCGATGAGATAATTGGTTTTATAACCAAGGGTAGAGGAATTTCTATTCATAGAAAGGATTGCACTAATTTTCAACATCTTGCTGAAAATGAACCGGAAAGGGTTGTTGAAGCAAGCTGGACAGGTGAGCATACTACAAATTTCCTTGCTGAAATATCAATTGAGGCTACGGATAGATATGGTCTAATTGCGGATGTATCTACCATATTGACAAACTCAAAACTGCCGGTTAAGGCGATTAATGCAAGAACAACCAAAAACAATGTTGCTTTAATCAATTTAACGCTTGAGGTCAACAACGTTGACCAGATAGAAAAGATTATGAGAGAATTAAGAAGGATAACGGGAGTTACAGACGTTTATAGAAATTTAAGCTAG
- a CDS encoding adenine phosphoribosyltransferase codes for MDLREKIRVIEDFPKKGISFKDITTLLKDGDDFRYVIDKIVEIVKEKEVDIVVGPEARGFVLGAPAAYSLGVGFVPVRKPGKLPADTLKFEYSLEYGNDALEIHKDAIKPGQRVLIVDDLLATGGTISAVAKLVEQLGGVVASMVFVVELTGLNGREKLEGYDVESLVQYEF; via the coding sequence ATGGATTTAAGAGAAAAAATAAGAGTAATAGAAGACTTTCCTAAGAAGGGAATTAGCTTTAAGGACATAACTACTTTATTAAAAGATGGAGATGATTTCAGATACGTTATAGATAAAATTGTTGAAATTGTAAAGGAAAAGGAAGTTGATATTGTTGTAGGTCCTGAAGCAAGAGGTTTTGTTTTAGGAGCACCTGCAGCATATTCGCTTGGAGTTGGTTTTGTGCCAGTTAGAAAGCCAGGTAAACTTCCTGCAGATACTTTGAAGTTCGAGTATTCGCTTGAATATGGCAACGATGCTCTTGAAATTCATAAGGATGCAATAAAACCAGGCCAAAGAGTTCTAATTGTTGATGATTTATTAGCTACCGGTGGAACAATCTCAGCTGTTGCAAAGCTTGTAGAACAGCTTGGAGGAGTTGTTGCAAGCATGGTATTTGTAGTAGAGCTTACAGGATTAAACGGAAGAGAAAAACTTGAAGGATACGATGTAGAATCTCTTGTTCAGTATGAGTTCTAA